From uncultured Pseudodesulfovibrio sp.:
TGCTCGGCAATTTCTTCGCGTGCGACGTCCATCACGGTTGGGAGGTCGCAGAGAACACCTTTGAGAGATGGATGGCGTTGTACAATTGTCATGCACATGATGCCCGGGCCGCAACCGAGATCCAGCATGTTTTGCATTGAGGGGAATTCAGGGAGTGAGGACACCAAATCGGCAACGTCATTAGCCATCCCGGCCTTATGGTAGCTTGCCAGATGGTGGACTGACTCCTTCCATTTCTCTTCTTTTTCAAGACGGTCCTGCGGTTCAACTTCCGGTGGTCCCGTGCGTATCAACTCAGGAATTCGATTGAGGTTGCGGTGTTGCATGCGAGTGAGATTTTCTACCAGTCCACCGAGGTAAGTGGGACTCTCCTTGCGCATATAGGCTTCCGCGAAGTCGGTATTGGAATATGTGCCGTCTTCTTTTACGACAAAACCCATGGAAGCCATGGCATCCAGAAAGTAGATGAGGTTTGTTTCATCGGTTTTCAGGTTCAAGGCTTTGGCAATGGCCTTTGGGTTCTGATGGTCAGCCAGAATGTCGGCCATGTTCATTCTGAAGGCACTTTCCAGAACGGCATGACGGATGGGGCCGATCATTAGCTCAAAGACGATTCCTGGGGTAAGGTCGGGTGTCGTTTTTTGTATTATCATGATTTAAAATCTCCAATTGAAGGTAAGTCCGAATGTCCGGGGAGCGCCATCTTCCACCAGAGTTAATCCAGTGCCTGTTTTGACTTTCTTGTTTGCATATTCGTTATCGAGAAGGTTGTCGCACCACAGGGCTATTTCAATGTCTTCAGCCTGATAGCCGATACGAAGATTGACTGTTTCATACCCGTCATCTTTGAGCGTATTGGCCGCATCGAAATATTGTTCGCCTGTACCAAGCAGATCTGCCAGAACAAAGAAGCCGTTTTGATGGCTGTATTTTGCGCTGAGAGTGTATGTGTACTCTGGTGCCCAAGGCAGTTTGTTGCCGCTGTAGTCCACCGGATTTCCGGCAACGGTGGTGTTCCATTTGTCTACTTCTGCATTGGCGTATCCAAATCCGGCTATCAATTGTAATTCCGGTATAGGTTGATACTGCGTTTCCAGTTCGATGCCCTGAGTGTGTGCATCGGCAGCATTGGTGAATTTCCAGATTCCCATGCCGGCACCGGGCACTTCTTCGCGTACCTGTTTGTCCGAGATTTCCGTATAAAAGATAGTGGTATTGAAGGTGAGGGTGTTGTCGAGCCAGTTTGTTTTGATACCAGCTTCATAGTTAACGGAATGCTCTGGGTCATACGCAAAGGTCTCGGCACTGGTTGCGGAGAAGAAGTTGAATCCGCCTGCCAGAAATCCTTTGGATACCGTGGTGTATGCCGTTATGCGCGGTGTGAAGTCGTAGGCCAGCGAAGCCATGGGCAGCCATTCGGTATTGTTGATGTCCTGTTCATAGGAAACCGGGCCGGTGTTTGGTGTATATGTGTGCTTACCGCTGTTGCGTGAAACATCAAATCGCAACCCGCCTGTGAGACGAAGTCCTTTGATGATTTCATATGTTGTTTGGCCAAAGCCCGCGTAGCCATTATCCGTATTATCGCCCTTTCGTTTGGAGGCCATCAGCGGATTGACATGGTTGAAGTCTATACCGGCATCAATGGTTTCATGACGACCATAGAGGCCAATCAGCCATGACAGTTGATCTTCATTTTTGGATGATACGCGGATTTCCTGACCCCAACTGTCCATTTCCGTGTTCATTTGCGAGTTGCCGAGCGGGAGAGGTGTTCTGTCAAAATCGTGCTGATGGTCTCTGTCAAAAGTACGATGACTGGTTATGGACGTGAGTTCAACGGAAGGCCATGTGTATTTGATACGAGCAGATTGTCCCAGTGCGTTTTCGTAGGCCTTGTTTCCTCCATTGGAACGAACTTCATGGCGAGGTGTCTTGTTTGGTCCATCTTCAAAACGTAAATAACTGATGCCTAAATTTCGTTTTGTCCCATCAAGATCAAGAGAGATGTCCCATGCCTTGGTGGGTGTCCATCGGAGCGTGCCTCGGCCAAACAAGGACTCCTCTCCGGCAACATCGTCATCGTCATGAAAAGTGTTTTTCATGTACCCATTTGTTGTTTTTCCGAGGAGGGACACATTGTAGAAAAGTTTATCTTCGATAAAAGGGCCGCTGGAACTTCCTCCCAACCTGGCCGTGCTATAATTTCCGAGTTCAGTCATGATCCTGTGCCGTGGAGTGTTGTCTGGCTCCTTGAGCACGATATTGATGACGCCGGACTCACTGTTTCGTCCGTATAGAGTGGCCTGTGGACCTCGAAGTATTTCTACCCGTTCGACGTCGAAGAGGTCTTGATTGACCATGTAGCCAATGGGGAGAGCCACATCGTTAACGTAAAGGCCCATGGGGCTGAACAGAGATGTGTCGATAGTCGAGATGCCACGGCAGACTATGGAGCCGCCGGAACTGGTGCTTTTGACGTATACGTTGGGAGCGAATCGAGTCAGGTCCGCAAGGTCTTCGGTCCCGTGTGTTTCCATGAAGGCATCATCCATGACAGAAATATTGCCCGGGAAGTCTTTGACGGAGCCCTCACGTTTGCTGGCTGTGACGGTGACAGGCTCCATAAGGATTGTTTTTTGTGTTTCATTGTTGGATTGGTTTTCTTCCGCCTGTACGGGGGATGAAAAAAGAAGGATGATTGTGAGTATGAGACCGGTGATTTTGCGTGAAGACATTGTACTCCCACCTGAAATGTGTTTTCTTGAATTTGATAATCAAACTCAATACACGGGCTTGGTGAATCCGACTAATCCTCACAGGACAAAATTTGTCGGTAGCCGGACTTTTTTTGCTGAGGGTGCCAGTTTTTATCGCTGGCTAGCCCAGAAGTCTTTGGGGAGGATACCGAATCGTTTTTTGAAAGCACGACTGAAGTGGCTCAAGCTTTGATATCCAATGGCGTAGGCGGTTTCTGTTACATTGAGGTTCCCTTGTCTGAGGAGCTCATGCGCTTTTTGTAGCCGGTGTTCGCGGAAAAAACCGAAAACAGAAGTGCCGAACACCTGTCGAAATCCGATTTTGAGTTTTTTCTCATTAAGTCCTGCGCAAGCAGCCAATTCAGTTAAGCTGGGAGGAGCGTCCAGATCTTTGACAAGGATATCTTTAGCCGAGCGGATACGTTCGACATCATCAGGTCGGAGAGTAGCTTGTTTTTGGCATATCTTTTTTGATTCAGCATAGTCATTGATTTGCAGGGCAAGAAGTTCCATGACGCGGCTTTCCAGAAAAAGGCGTCGTATTCCACCTGTGTACGGGCAGTTGAGGATCTGACTGAGTAGATGGCGTTTAGTGGGGGTGCTTTTTCCAAACCATGCCATTGGATTCATGCGGGTTTCATCAACGTTTTTTTGAAATTCAAGTGGAAGTTGATCCATTGAATCGCTGAAGTAGCTGCGAAGAAATTCAGGAGTGGCAAGTATTCCGATAACGCATGCAGGATCTTTGTCGGGTTTTTCAAGAACGCCTCTGGTTTTTGGTAAATAGAAAATCCCATTGGAGCCGGATTGCATTTCATGTGTGTGGTTGCGAAATGATCCACCGGAATATGTGCATCGGTTTTTACCGAAACAGGTGAATCCGAATTGAATAGGCGCCTCATCAACTTCAAAAGAGCTTGTAAGTGGAACTCCTGCTTTCGGATGAGAAATAGAGAGGGACAGTCCTGTTCTGAGAGATTGGGATTTGATGCCGTGAGGGAGTGAGGTGTACCCCTCAAGAGATATATGCAGTGAATTCCCTTCCGGGGAACATCTTTCATTCTTTGAGGCTGGTTTCACTCTATGACTCCTGCATGTTCAATGTATGTGACATGTGGTAATGTGATAGATAATGAAAGTCAATATCAAATAGATTTGTGACGAGCGTAACCGCTTTTTGTTGAATTTGACCTTTCGCAAAGTCTGACTTTATCCGATGGTTGAATGAAATGTTTCGGGATCAAGAATGATGAGTATCATTTTGAAAAGACAGATGACTCATGAAAGAGACTATAAAAAGCGTGTCTTGTTACATGTTGTACTGATATTTGACAGCGGTTCTCATGGTGAATGTCTGCCCCTGAATTATTTTGGGCCGTTTTGTAAGGCCACTTGCTGCCGTGATTGCTCGCAGGGCAGCGCGGTCAAGGCGTTGGTCTCCGGAGGAGCGGAGGAGCTTGACATCGGTAAAGGAGTCGTTGGGTAAAATGCGGAATGTAAAGAGGGCGTTACCTATGAGTCCCGAAAGGTCGCCGTTGCCGGGAAGAAATTTACGTCGTTCGATGGCCTCATGGACTTGGGTGAGAAAGTGCTTCACGGCCAGTCGGCGCAGTCGTTTACCTGCGTCTTCACAATTCTCATCG
This genomic window contains:
- a CDS encoding class I SAM-dependent methyltransferase, which codes for MIIQKTTPDLTPGIVFELMIGPIRHAVLESAFRMNMADILADHQNPKAIAKALNLKTDETNLIYFLDAMASMGFVVKEDGTYSNTDFAEAYMRKESPTYLGGLVENLTRMQHRNLNRIPELIRTGPPEVEPQDRLEKEEKWKESVHHLASYHKAGMANDVADLVSSLPEFPSMQNMLDLGCGPGIMCMTIVQRHPSLKGVLCDLPTVMDVAREEIAEHKLESRVSTIDGDYNDTDFGKGYDLIWASHTLYYARDLSALLSRAYEALNPGGVFISFHEGLTCEQTQPTDMILSRLSLALEAQDVSFNQGEIASHLLKVGFSSIEIRTLEMPMGPMDLIIARKHK
- a CDS encoding TonB-dependent receptor gives rise to the protein MSSRKITGLILTIILLFSSPVQAEENQSNNETQKTILMEPVTVTASKREGSVKDFPGNISVMDDAFMETHGTEDLADLTRFAPNVYVKSTSSGGSIVCRGISTIDTSLFSPMGLYVNDVALPIGYMVNQDLFDVERVEILRGPQATLYGRNSESGVINIVLKEPDNTPRHRIMTELGNYSTARLGGSSSGPFIEDKLFYNVSLLGKTTNGYMKNTFHDDDDVAGEESLFGRGTLRWTPTKAWDISLDLDGTKRNLGISYLRFEDGPNKTPRHEVRSNGGNKAYENALGQSARIKYTWPSVELTSITSHRTFDRDHQHDFDRTPLPLGNSQMNTEMDSWGQEIRVSSKNEDQLSWLIGLYGRHETIDAGIDFNHVNPLMASKRKGDNTDNGYAGFGQTTYEIIKGLRLTGGLRFDVSRNSGKHTYTPNTGPVSYEQDINNTEWLPMASLAYDFTPRITAYTTVSKGFLAGGFNFFSATSAETFAYDPEHSVNYEAGIKTNWLDNTLTFNTTIFYTEISDKQVREEVPGAGMGIWKFTNAADAHTQGIELETQYQPIPELQLIAGFGYANAEVDKWNTTVAGNPVDYSGNKLPWAPEYTYTLSAKYSHQNGFFVLADLLGTGEQYFDAANTLKDDGYETVNLRIGYQAEDIEIALWCDNLLDNEYANKKVKTGTGLTLVEDGAPRTFGLTFNWRF
- a CDS encoding AraC family transcriptional regulator — translated: MKPASKNERCSPEGNSLHISLEGYTSLPHGIKSQSLRTGLSLSISHPKAGVPLTSSFEVDEAPIQFGFTCFGKNRCTYSGGSFRNHTHEMQSGSNGIFYLPKTRGVLEKPDKDPACVIGILATPEFLRSYFSDSMDQLPLEFQKNVDETRMNPMAWFGKSTPTKRHLLSQILNCPYTGGIRRLFLESRVMELLALQINDYAESKKICQKQATLRPDDVERIRSAKDILVKDLDAPPSLTELAACAGLNEKKLKIGFRQVFGTSVFGFFREHRLQKAHELLRQGNLNVTETAYAIGYQSLSHFSRAFKKRFGILPKDFWASQR
- a CDS encoding TonB family protein, translated to MTSRQILGTCVAISIVVHIFLLQQDWDQEPAVGGDQIIVPLDFDVSVSAPGNPLTLEQGFVGNDPDENCEDAGKRLRRLAVKHFLTQVHEAIERRKFLPGNGDLSGLIGNALFTFRILPNDSFTDVKLLRSSGDQRLDRAALRAITAASGLTKRPKIIQGQTFTMRTAVKYQYNM